The sequence GGGTGCTCGAGCGACGACGGAGGCTGCATCTGGTGTCCGCGACGCCAACGGTCGGACGCACCGGTGGGCGAGGACGTGAAACCGCGGAGAAACCGTTCGTCGCGAGCGTGAACGGTGGAGCGACGCGGCGATCGGTCGCGGTCGGCGGCGACCTACCGACCGTCGGAGTATTCAGCGCGGCTTCACCGCGCTGACTGCTTGATGAGCGCCTTAGCGCTCGTCGCTATCGAGCACGCGAATCTGGTCGCCCCGAACCGTAACCGGAATCGGAACCGTGGCCTCGTACAGTTCGACCGTAACCTGATCCTTGCCTTCGTCGATGCGCTGGACCTGTGCCTTCTCGCCCTTGAACGGACCGGCGATGAGTTCGACGATGTCGCCCTCGGCGATCCCCTCGACGTCCGGCTTCGGCGAGAGGAAGTGCTCGACCTCCGAGATGTCGGAGGTGCCGGGGACGATACTGCGCGCGTGCGGGATGTCCTCGAGGACGCGGTTCAGGGCCGCGTTTCCCTCGGCTTCGACCATCACGTAGGAGGTCAGCGAGTCAGGCGCGAGCGCGGCGTGGATCTCCGGCTCTTCGCGGTTGATGATCATGTCAGCGACGGTGCGCTCCTGACTGGCCGTGGTCTTGACGGCGTAGATACCCATCAGAAACCACCGCCGGTCAGGAACAGCATGATCCCACCGATGATGAAGCCCATCAGCCCGATCAGTAGGACACCTGCGCCAGCGATCTTCGATACCTGGAGGAATTCCTCAGTCGTGGGTGTCGTCGCCATCTTCAACACCCGAACGTACGAGGTCAGGTCGTACGGAACGTCCATATCTATTCGTTCACAGCGCGGCGCCTTTTATCTGTCTTTCGCGTCCTCCGACTGTTCGGTTCGTTGATACCCCATGACGTTGCACTCGACGGCCCGGCGACCAAACCGCTCGAGCGCGAACTCCGACTGTCATGGCCGAAGACGATTCCGACCGCGCAAACGAGTACGAGGCGGAACGAGAGGCCGAAATTGAGGACGAGATGGAACGCGTCGATCAGGACCCGGACCAGGTCGACGAGGGCGACGACGACCTCGGCAAGCAGAACGCCCCCCGCGAGGACGCGGAGGACCTCGAGGACCTAGAAGAGGCCGAAGAGTCCTGATCGCGCCGTCGGTCCAACTCGGTTCGGCGATCAGACCGGCTTCGATCGGCTCGAGTTCTGTGAGTCGCTTCGAGACGCCTCGAGTCGGGGATGCGTCCAGCCCTCGCTCGAGGTAGCAATCGGTCGAACCCCGGTAGCACCGCGTCTTCGTCGTCGACGAACTCCGTCTGATTCGGACCGAGGGAGTGGCTTTCGCCGTCCGCGGCGATCGGGATCGGCGGAAGGCGGTCGATTACGGCCCCGTCGACGGCGGTCGCTCGCTCGGGCCGCTCGGAATCCCGGTTCCCGGTCGTTCGATGTTCGGCCGCTCCGCGAGCGTCAACTCCACGGTTTGCTCCTCGCCGTCCCGGACGATCTCGAGTTCGATCGTGTCCCCGGGCGAGGTCTCGAGGGCGAGATACGCCGAGAGCTGATCTTGATTCGGGATCTCCTCGCCGTCGATGGCGACGATCACGTCGCCGCTTCCCGGACCGCGGCGACCGGCCGGCGTGAGGACGCCGTCCGCGGGCGAGTTCGGAACGACCTCGGCGACCAGCACGCCGTTGGCTTCCTCGAGGCCGAGTTCGTCGGCGATCTCCGGCCCGACCGGTTGTACCCCGACGCCCATGTAGGGGTGTTCGTACGTTCCGTCCTCGATGAGCGCGGGGACGACCCGGTTTGCGAGGCGCGCGGAGATCGCGAAACCGATGGTCTGGGCGGCCCCGGCGAAGACGACGCCGAGGACGTCGCCCTCGAGGCTCACCAGCGGCCCGCCGCTGTTGCCGGGGTTGACCGGCGCGTCGGTCTGGATCGCGGCCGGGATCGAGAAGCCGGTGGGGCTGGGGAGCGAGCGGTCGATCCCACTGACGATCCCTTGGGAGACCGACGCGTCGAACCCGAGCGGGTTGCCGATCGCAAGCACCTCCTGGCCGATCACGGGTTCGGTCTCCGAGAGCGAGAGCCCGTCGGCGATGTCGGGCAGGTCGTCGACGCGCAGGACGGCGAGATCGCTGTAGGCGTCGGTGCCGACGACCGATGCGGGGCGCCACTCCTGGTTGCTGAACTGGATTTCGATTCCGCCCTCGCTGGCGCTCTGGACGACGTGGTTGTTGGTTACGATGTGTTCGTCGTCGATGACGAACCCCGTGCCGAGCCCGCCGCCACCGCCGCCGAGGCTGCTGCCGGAGATGGTGACCAGAACGACGGAATCGATCGTCTCGCGATACGTGTCCGTGTACGGGCTGTCGACATCGGCGCCGCCGTTCTCCTGGGTCGTCGCGTTCGAACCGTTGGTTTCGTTCTGTGCGGTGCCGCCACCGGTAGTGCCGAGACCGACCGCTGCTACGGCCCCGGCCGCGCCGACCGCGCCGAGTAGTCGTCTGCGAGTGCACTGATCGAGGTCTGGCGTCACGCCCGTTGCCACCCCGACGAGCGGCATAAAACAGCCACCAGCAGCAGCCGTCCGAGGGCGAACTCGAGGGACGAACCGATCTCGAGACGAGAGCGACGACGACCTACTCGCCGCGCGCCGCCTCGACCGCCTCGACGAACGAGGCGGCGGTCTCGCGAACCCGATCCATGTCGCCGTCGGCGATCGCTTCGTCGTCGACGATGGCGCCGCCGGCGCCGACGGCCACTGCGCCAGCGTCGAAGAAGTCGGCGACGTTGTCCCGCGAGACGCCGCCCGTCGGAATGATGTCGACGTCGCCCAGCGGCCCCGCGAGCGCACCGATGTGGCCCGGCCCGACCGTCGACGCGGGGAACATCTTGAGGAGGTCCGCGCCGGCCTCCATCGCCGTCACGGCCTCCGTCGGCGTCATGACGCCGGGGGCGACGAGGACGCCGCGCCGGTTGCAGGTCCGCACCACGTCCGGTTCGGTGTGGGGTGAGACGACGAACGACGCGCCTGCGTCAATCGCGGACTGGGCGGTCGGCGCGTCGAGAACGGTCCCAGCGCCGACGACCGCGTCGGTGTCCGCGAGTTCCCGGTCGACGGCCGCGATCTTCTCCGCCGCGCGCGTCCCGTCCGCCGTGACCTCGAGCGCCTCGACGCCGGCCTCGTGCATCGCCCGCGCGACCGGAACGATCTGCTCCTCGTCGACGCCGCGAAGGACCGCGACGACGCCGCTCTCGACGAGCCGGTCCCTGACGGTTTGCCGGTCGGTCATCCGCGCAGCCCTCCGGTCGCGTCCGTCGTTCGATACGCGCTCGCAATCCGTCCGCTAGTGAGACGTTCCATCACAGCGAGCACTGCGTGCCGCGGATGCAAGAAATTTACTCACGGTCGAAATAAGGGGCGTTCGAGCGGTGGTCACTCCTCGAGCGCGCGAATGGTGACCGACTCCGCCTCGTAGTCCTCGAGGAACGCGCCGGTGCCGCCGACGGTGTACCGCTCGCCGTCGACCTCGAGTTCGAACGCGTTCTCGATGGGGAGCGTCGAACTGACGGGCCGGACGAGACTCTGTCGGACGTCGACGACCTCGCCGGTGAGCGACGAGGGGAGATCCCGGTCGCCGACCGGCGAGCCGGTGACCGACGCCTCGATGCGCGTGTCCGTCGCGCGGTGGAGCGCGATCTGAAAGACGGCGCTCCGGAACCCCTCGTACGTACAGGGGAGTTCGTTCGGCGTCGTGACGTACCGCTCCTCCGCGGTCGGCCAGTAGTTCGCCAGGAACGAGCCGGCGAGGACGGGCGCGAGTTGCTCCTGGGAGATGGCGATCGCCCGCGTGTCGCTCGCCGATGTCGTCAGGATCTGACTCGGCGCGAGCAGCCCGTGGCGACCGTCGACCGTCAGCATCGTCGGCACGAGCGCGTCCCAGGTCCGGACTGTACTGGCCGTCCCGGCCAGCGACGCGATGTCCTGATCGCCCTCGGTCGCGCCCAACAGGAGGAGGACGAGCACCCCCCGGTCGACCGTCGCCTCGAGCGTCGAGCGGATCCGCGGGAGCACCTCGGCGGGCAGCGAGAGCGTCACCTCCGTCTCTGCACCGGCCAGCAGGTTCTCGATCCGCTTGATCACCGTCTGGCGGGACTTGATCACCTCGAACTGTTCGCCGGAGCGCTCCGTCGCCGTGAACCGCGACTCCAGTTCCGGTTCGATCTCCTCGACGCTGCGCGTCAGTCGCTCGACGACCGTCTCGGGCTGGACGGGTCGGATCACCGTCGGCACCGCGTGGTCGTCGACCTCGACGAACCCGCGCTCCTCGAGTTCCTCGCAGATGCTGTAGACGTAGCGCTTGGAGACGTCGGCGGCGTCGGCGATGGCACTCGCTTTCGACTCCCCGCGTTCGAGGATTGCGAGGTAGGTGTCGGTCTCCTTCTCCGAGAGGCCGAATCGCTCGAGCAGTTCGGCGAGCTCGTCGTCGTCCATGTATATTCAGTACGTCACAGATTGCAGGGTCAGTGTAAAATATGCTCGGTCCGGTCATCCCGACCGCTCCAGTTGGTCCGCCCGGTGTCGCGGGACTCGACCGTTCAGGCACAACGCGCTGGCGCCCGATCTTCGAAAAGTGAGAATACATTTTTCAACAAAGTTTATTGCTCCGGCTGCGAACTGAGAGAACGATGGAACTACACGGCGCGCTCAACGATTTCAAGCGATCGCAGGGGGAGCCGCGGCGGTTCCCCGGCGAGCGCAGGTCGACGCGGGGGCTCTTCTCCGGCCTCGACGAACGGCTCGTTCACGTCGCCCCCGACGGATCGATCAGGGACTACTCCTACCCGCTCTCGGGGCTGGCCGGCGTCGAACGCTCCCGGTTCGGCCTCGAGACGGACGGCGACGTGCGGTGGTTCGACGCCGACGACGTCGACCAGCGCTACGTCGACGACACCGCGGTCGTCGAGACAACCCACGCCGTCGGCGACGCGACCTGCCTGCAGTACGACGTCACGATCGGTCGGCTCCACCTGACGCACTTCGAACTCGAGCGGGGGGACGAGCTCTCCGGAAACGTTAGCCTCCACGCCTGCGTCGGCTTCGCTCCGGAGGGACGGGCGGGACGGGTCGGACAGCTCTGGCACGGCGACGCCGTCGAGGTCCACCACGACGTCGAACGCGACTTCCTCGCGGCCTCGACCGAGCTGTCGGCAACCGGGCAGGTCCCGGAGCGGTTCGCCGAACTCCTCGCGTCAGAGCCGGCCGACTTCCCGCGGTCGCCGACGGACGACCGCTACGAGGAGG comes from Haloterrigena salifodinae and encodes:
- a CDS encoding bifunctional 4-hydroxy-2-oxoglutarate aldolase/2-dehydro-3-deoxy-phosphogluconate aldolase yields the protein MTDRQTVRDRLVESGVVAVLRGVDEEQIVPVARAMHEAGVEALEVTADGTRAAEKIAAVDRELADTDAVVGAGTVLDAPTAQSAIDAGASFVVSPHTEPDVVRTCNRRGVLVAPGVMTPTEAVTAMEAGADLLKMFPASTVGPGHIGALAGPLGDVDIIPTGGVSRDNVADFFDAGAVAVGAGGAIVDDEAIADGDMDRVRETAASFVEAVEAARGE
- a CDS encoding S1C family serine protease, whose translation is MPLVGVATGVTPDLDQCTRRRLLGAVGAAGAVAAVGLGTTGGGTAQNETNGSNATTQENGGADVDSPYTDTYRETIDSVVLVTISGSSLGGGGGGLGTGFVIDDEHIVTNNHVVQSASEGGIEIQFSNQEWRPASVVGTDAYSDLAVLRVDDLPDIADGLSLSETEPVIGQEVLAIGNPLGFDASVSQGIVSGIDRSLPSPTGFSIPAAIQTDAPVNPGNSGGPLVSLEGDVLGVVFAGAAQTIGFAISARLANRVVPALIEDGTYEHPYMGVGVQPVGPEIADELGLEEANGVLVAEVVPNSPADGVLTPAGRRGPGSGDVIVAIDGEEIPNQDQLSAYLALETSPGDTIELEIVRDGEEQTVELTLAERPNIERPGTGIPSGPSERPPSTGP
- a CDS encoding transcription elongation factor Spt5, which codes for MGIYAVKTTASQERTVADMIINREEPEIHAALAPDSLTSYVMVEAEGNAALNRVLEDIPHARSIVPGTSDISEVEHFLSPKPDVEGIAEGDIVELIAGPFKGEKAQVQRIDEGKDQVTVELYEATVPIPVTVRGDQIRVLDSDER
- a CDS encoding protein translocase SEC61 complex subunit gamma, with the translated sequence MDVPYDLTSYVRVLKMATTPTTEEFLQVSKIAGAGVLLIGLMGFIIGGIMLFLTGGGF
- a CDS encoding TrmB family transcriptional regulator encodes the protein MDDDELAELLERFGLSEKETDTYLAILERGESKASAIADAADVSKRYVYSICEELEERGFVEVDDHAVPTVIRPVQPETVVERLTRSVEEIEPELESRFTATERSGEQFEVIKSRQTVIKRIENLLAGAETEVTLSLPAEVLPRIRSTLEATVDRGVLVLLLLGATEGDQDIASLAGTASTVRTWDALVPTMLTVDGRHGLLAPSQILTTSASDTRAIAISQEQLAPVLAGSFLANYWPTAEERYVTTPNELPCTYEGFRSAVFQIALHRATDTRIEASVTGSPVGDRDLPSSLTGEVVDVRQSLVRPVSSTLPIENAFELEVDGERYTVGGTGAFLEDYEAESVTIRALEE